Proteins encoded by one window of Kribbella flavida DSM 17836:
- a CDS encoding alpha-L-rhamnosidase N-terminal domain-containing protein, producing the protein MLSRRPSPSSRRTVALLLALAVLSVSTGTTTGAAASRGSAPDAPTHLTVGDRERPLAVEGPPQFGWWPQDSDGNEIQTAYQLRVLRADGAEQWDSGKVRSAEQQYVAYAGPALASGTAYRWTVRTWDRAGRVSPWAPPATFETGLTDQDWEGAAWIRRLSTEPDDYTLARKEVAIPRGRVVRARAYVSAYHQYRLYLNGAEVDDGPAFSYPGEGYYQATDVTQQLQAGRHLAIGVLYHWYGGGQGRPAANDHRGMLLKLVVEYADGRRQVVVSDGSWRVRRASHFETGAPRRNSDAGDYTERIDARQEPVGWDKPGYDDSVVPWVAATVAAPTEMPRLTGQEPRLVKTVKRPVSVRRFADGTVVADFGVVVPARPVIRFAHGVSGRVVDIQTSYNLTPDGHASTGRTDTQGSDLTMRYTQRAGRQRVEANLHWGWRYLEIKAPGEVLGAGDIAAIVEHTDVDREARFVSSDRTLNEVWELLRRSALYSVQHQFVDTPTREKGQFLGDAVDISYATMAALGERDATQKAIREFLHSQDRYWSTGNDLGRYNAVYPNGDGKRDIPDYSEMFVNWVWRYWLETGDTALVRQAYPYLRNTADYVTRHIPATGPTAGLVTNLSGGSGPYQYGIVDWPAAGRFGYDMDTAARTTINVQGYDVLRRTADLAAALGRPAAEISAYGVPAERLRDAINAKLRRSDGVYIDGLYADGRQSTHAGQHSTSYAIAFRVAPAADFPQLAEYLAGLGMKQGPMTAHWLLQALADAGRADAVLTRLTDPDDLGWANVLARGGTFLWEQWNPVNDESYSHGWGAQAAVDVLGTILGVTLAAPGAARLSVTVPDIDLEFAQGTVPTQRGPVTVEWRRRPAGGVRAEVELPVNVTATVSLPAPGNLRYDADGPGHARYLGHKNGRAHYEVGSGATTFTVRYDR; encoded by the coding sequence ATGCTGAGTCGCCGCCCGAGCCCGTCCAGCCGCCGTACCGTCGCCCTGCTGCTCGCCCTCGCCGTTCTCTCCGTCTCCACCGGCACCACGACTGGCGCCGCGGCCAGTCGGGGATCCGCTCCGGACGCGCCGACCCACCTGACCGTCGGGGACCGGGAACGCCCGCTGGCGGTCGAGGGCCCGCCGCAGTTCGGGTGGTGGCCGCAGGACTCCGACGGCAACGAGATCCAGACGGCGTACCAGCTGCGCGTCCTGCGTGCCGACGGCGCGGAGCAGTGGGACAGCGGCAAGGTGCGCTCGGCGGAGCAGCAGTACGTCGCGTACGCCGGTCCTGCGCTCGCCTCCGGTACGGCGTACCGCTGGACCGTACGGACCTGGGACCGTGCCGGCCGGGTGTCCCCGTGGGCGCCGCCGGCGACCTTCGAGACCGGCCTCACCGACCAGGACTGGGAGGGCGCCGCCTGGATCCGCAGGCTGTCCACGGAGCCCGACGACTACACCCTGGCCCGCAAGGAGGTCGCGATCCCGCGCGGCCGGGTGGTCCGTGCCCGCGCCTACGTCTCGGCGTACCACCAGTACCGCCTGTACCTGAACGGCGCGGAGGTCGACGACGGCCCGGCCTTCTCCTACCCCGGCGAGGGCTACTACCAGGCCACCGACGTCACCCAGCAGCTCCAGGCCGGCCGGCATCTCGCGATCGGCGTCCTCTACCACTGGTACGGCGGCGGCCAGGGCCGGCCGGCGGCGAACGACCACCGGGGGATGCTGCTCAAGCTCGTCGTCGAGTACGCCGACGGCCGGCGCCAGGTGGTCGTGTCCGACGGCAGCTGGCGGGTCCGCCGCGCCTCCCACTTCGAGACCGGCGCTCCGCGGCGCAACAGCGATGCCGGCGACTACACCGAGCGGATCGACGCGCGGCAGGAGCCAGTCGGCTGGGACAAGCCCGGCTACGACGACTCGGTGGTTCCCTGGGTAGCTGCCACAGTTGCGGCGCCGACAGAGATGCCGCGCCTCACCGGGCAGGAGCCCCGCCTGGTCAAGACCGTGAAGCGGCCGGTGTCCGTCCGCCGGTTCGCCGACGGGACGGTCGTCGCGGACTTCGGTGTGGTCGTCCCGGCGCGTCCGGTGATCCGCTTCGCGCACGGCGTCAGCGGACGGGTCGTCGACATCCAGACCAGCTACAACCTCACCCCCGACGGCCACGCCTCCACCGGCCGGACGGACACCCAGGGCAGCGACCTGACGATGCGCTACACCCAGCGCGCCGGCCGGCAGCGGGTCGAGGCGAACCTGCACTGGGGCTGGCGGTACCTGGAGATCAAGGCACCCGGCGAGGTCCTCGGCGCGGGCGACATCGCGGCGATCGTCGAGCACACCGACGTCGACCGCGAAGCCCGCTTCGTCAGCTCGGACCGGACGCTCAACGAGGTGTGGGAACTGCTGCGCCGCTCGGCCCTGTACTCCGTGCAGCACCAGTTCGTCGACACCCCGACCCGGGAGAAGGGCCAGTTCCTGGGCGACGCGGTGGACATCTCCTACGCCACGATGGCGGCCCTCGGCGAACGCGACGCCACCCAGAAGGCGATCCGCGAGTTCCTGCACTCGCAGGACCGGTACTGGTCCACCGGCAACGATCTCGGCCGCTACAACGCGGTCTACCCCAACGGCGACGGCAAGCGGGACATCCCGGACTACTCCGAGATGTTCGTGAACTGGGTCTGGCGCTACTGGCTCGAGACGGGCGACACCGCGCTGGTCCGGCAGGCCTACCCGTACCTGCGCAATACCGCCGACTACGTCACGCGCCACATCCCCGCGACCGGCCCGACCGCCGGACTCGTGACCAACCTGTCCGGCGGCAGCGGGCCCTACCAGTACGGAATCGTCGACTGGCCCGCCGCGGGGCGCTTCGGCTACGACATGGACACCGCGGCCCGGACCACGATCAACGTCCAGGGGTACGACGTGCTGCGCCGGACGGCGGATCTGGCCGCGGCGCTGGGACGGCCCGCGGCGGAGATCAGCGCGTACGGTGTACCGGCTGAGCGGTTGCGGGACGCGATCAACGCGAAGCTGCGGCGGTCCGACGGCGTCTACATCGACGGCCTGTACGCCGACGGACGGCAGAGCACGCACGCCGGGCAGCACTCGACGTCGTACGCGATCGCCTTCCGGGTCGCGCCGGCGGCGGACTTCCCGCAGTTGGCCGAGTACCTCGCAGGGCTCGGGATGAAGCAGGGGCCGATGACCGCGCACTGGTTGCTGCAGGCACTCGCCGACGCCGGCCGGGCGGACGCCGTACTGACCAGGCTCACCGATCCGGACGACCTCGGCTGGGCCAACGTGCTCGCGCGCGGCGGCACGTTCCTGTGGGAGCAGTGGAATCCGGTCAACGACGAGAGCTACTCGCACGGCTGGGGTGCGCAAGCCGCGGTCGACGTGCTCGGCACGATCCTCGGCGTCACCCTCGCCGCGCCCGGCGCCGCCCGGTTGTCCGTCACCGTTCCGGACATCGACCTGGAGTTCGCGCAGGGCACAGTCCCGACCCAGCGAGGACCCGTCACGGTCGAGTGGCGCCGGCGCCCGGCGGGCGGAGTCCGCGCCGAGGTCGAGCTCCCGGTCAACGTGACCGCCACCGTCTCCCTCCCGGCCCCTGGCAACCTCCGCTACGACGCCGACGGACCCGGCCACGCCCGCTACCTCGGCCACAAGAACGGCCGAGCCCACTACGAGGTCGGCTCCGGCGCGACCACCTTCACCGTCCGCTACGACCGCTGA
- a CDS encoding amidohydrolase: MTTSHELLLADVAARVKEVRDESIAVRRALHAHPELGWHEVRTTELLRKRLTEAGLSPQVLPTGTGLICDIGSGDTCVALRADIDALPVPDGVEAPWRSTIEGMAHACGHDVHTSALLGAALVLAGLSRDGLLDRRVRLIFQPAEEKMPGGALGVIAAGGLDGVQRIYGLHCDPRLDVGQVGLRVGALTAAADRILVRLTGPGGHTSRPHLTGDLVYALATMVTELPAALSRRVDPRAGMSLVWGRITSGSAANAIPARGEAEGTLRCLDVSAWRLAAELIPGLAEQLVAPYGVEVDTEVTHGVPPVMNDPAAIEVLRTAVEQTMGAGALAQTDQSLGGEDFAWYLEHVPGAMARLGVRPAGQDSAADLHTPGFDPSEDAITLGTQILVSTALLD; the protein is encoded by the coding sequence ATGACGACTTCGCACGAGCTGCTGCTCGCGGACGTGGCAGCTCGCGTCAAGGAGGTCCGGGACGAGTCGATCGCGGTCCGCCGGGCACTGCACGCGCACCCCGAGCTCGGCTGGCACGAAGTCCGGACGACCGAGTTGCTGCGCAAGCGGCTCACCGAGGCGGGACTGTCGCCGCAGGTCCTGCCGACGGGGACCGGACTGATCTGCGACATCGGCTCCGGCGACACCTGTGTGGCGCTGCGGGCGGACATCGACGCGCTGCCGGTACCGGACGGCGTCGAGGCCCCTTGGCGCTCGACGATCGAGGGTATGGCGCACGCCTGCGGGCACGACGTCCACACCTCGGCGCTGCTCGGCGCGGCGCTGGTGCTGGCCGGGCTGTCGCGGGACGGGCTGCTCGACCGGCGGGTGCGCCTGATCTTCCAGCCCGCCGAGGAGAAGATGCCGGGCGGCGCACTCGGCGTGATCGCGGCCGGCGGGTTGGACGGCGTTCAGCGCATCTACGGGCTGCACTGCGACCCGCGGCTGGATGTCGGGCAGGTCGGTCTGCGCGTCGGCGCGCTGACCGCGGCCGCGGACCGGATCCTGGTCCGGCTGACCGGTCCCGGCGGGCACACCTCCCGCCCGCACCTCACCGGCGATCTGGTCTACGCCCTGGCCACGATGGTCACCGAGCTCCCGGCCGCGCTCTCCCGCCGGGTCGACCCGCGCGCCGGCATGTCGCTGGTCTGGGGCCGCATCACCTCCGGGTCGGCCGCGAACGCGATCCCCGCCCGCGGCGAGGCCGAGGGCACGCTGCGCTGCTTGGACGTCAGCGCCTGGCGCCTGGCCGCCGAGCTGATCCCCGGCCTGGCCGAGCAACTGGTCGCGCCGTACGGCGTGGAGGTGGACACCGAGGTCACCCACGGCGTCCCGCCGGTGATGAACGACCCGGCCGCGATCGAGGTGCTCCGGACCGCGGTCGAGCAGACGATGGGCGCGGGCGCGCTGGCCCAGACCGACCAGAGCCTCGGCGGCGAGGACTTCGCCTGGTACCTCGAGCACGTGCCCGGCGCGATGGCCCGCCTCGGCGTCCGCCCCGCCGGCCAGGACTCCGCCGCCGACCTGCACACGCCCGGCTTCGACCCCTCCGAGGACGCCATCACCCTCGGCACCCAGATCCTGGTCTCCACCGCCCTGCTGGACTGA
- a CDS encoding BMP family lipoprotein, whose translation MKKYVRGLAIVGAVTLAVAACGSKPAEDSASGGANKDFKACMVSDSGGFDDKSFNQTSYAGLQAAVKEKGLTEVKAESKSDNDYPTNMTAMVQAGCKIIISVGFKLEDATDKAAQANPDIKFAIVDSAPAKPIANVKPLGFNTAQSSFQAGYLAAAMSKSGKVGTFGGIKIPPVTIFMDGFAEGVRHYNKQKSKNVQVLGWDDAKQSGLFTGDFEDKAKGQNTAQNLITQGADIIFPVAGPAGLGGLQAAKASNGKVNAIWVDTDGCESAAEYCSVLITSVKKGMDVAVQDAITSVVDNKFDNSQFIGTLENGGTSLAPFHEFDSLVSAELKAELEQLKADIVSGKITIASKAQPKAS comes from the coding sequence GTGAAGAAGTACGTGCGGGGACTGGCGATCGTGGGCGCGGTGACGCTCGCCGTCGCCGCTTGTGGCAGCAAGCCGGCCGAGGACTCGGCGAGTGGCGGCGCCAACAAGGACTTCAAGGCCTGCATGGTCTCCGACTCGGGTGGCTTCGACGACAAGTCGTTCAACCAGACGTCGTACGCCGGTCTCCAGGCCGCGGTGAAGGAGAAGGGCCTGACCGAGGTCAAGGCCGAGTCGAAGTCGGACAACGACTACCCGACCAACATGACCGCGATGGTCCAGGCCGGCTGCAAGATCATCATCTCGGTCGGTTTCAAGCTCGAGGACGCCACCGACAAGGCCGCCCAGGCGAACCCGGACATCAAGTTCGCGATCGTCGACTCGGCGCCGGCCAAGCCGATCGCCAACGTGAAGCCGCTCGGCTTCAACACCGCGCAGTCCAGCTTCCAGGCCGGCTACCTGGCGGCGGCGATGTCGAAGTCCGGCAAGGTCGGCACCTTCGGCGGCATCAAGATCCCGCCGGTGACCATCTTCATGGACGGCTTCGCCGAGGGCGTGCGGCACTACAACAAGCAGAAGTCGAAGAACGTCCAGGTGCTCGGCTGGGACGACGCCAAGCAGTCCGGCCTGTTCACCGGTGACTTCGAGGACAAGGCCAAGGGCCAGAACACCGCGCAGAACCTGATCACCCAGGGCGCCGACATCATCTTCCCGGTGGCCGGCCCGGCCGGTCTGGGCGGCCTGCAGGCGGCCAAGGCCAGCAACGGCAAGGTCAACGCGATCTGGGTCGACACCGACGGCTGCGAGAGCGCCGCGGAGTACTGCTCGGTGCTGATCACCAGCGTGAAGAAGGGCATGGACGTCGCGGTCCAGGACGCCATCACCTCGGTCGTCGACAACAAGTTCGACAACAGCCAGTTCATCGGCACCCTGGAGAACGGCGGCACCTCGCTGGCCCCGTTCCACGAGTTCGACAGCTTGGTTTCGGCCGAGCTGAAGGCCGAGCTGGAGCAGCTCAAGGCCGACATCGTGAGCGGCAAGATCACGATCGCGTCGAAGGCGCAGCCGAAGGCTTCCTGA